In one Nicotiana tomentosiformis chromosome 6, ASM39032v3, whole genome shotgun sequence genomic region, the following are encoded:
- the LOC104104947 gene encoding WUSCHEL-related homeobox 3-like, translated as MPRTRWKPTPQQLMILQDLYRKGLTNPNSSEVQMITAHLSMYGKIQWKNVFYWFQNHKARDRQKMKKQLLHKYPKDDIRQLTINNNHVDKNPRSPSSSSTTVNQVYSHSPPIFLHQVEATTEASPHMMNYLWENRMMRMNGRDWMLMRDKGSSNIVHCSNKVPLRTLELFPVETTGFKD; from the exons ATGCCTCGAACTAGATGGAAACCAACTCCACAACAGCTGATGATCTTACAAGACTTGTACAGAAAAGGGTTGACAAATCCTAATTCTTCAGAAGTACAAATGATAACGGCCCATCTTTCTATGTATGGAAAGATTCAATGGAAGAATGTGTTTTACTGGTTTCAAAACCACAAAGCTAGAGACAGGCAAAAGATGAAAAAACAGCTTTTGCATAAATACCCTAAAGATGATATTCGACAACTCACCATCAACAACAATCACGTTGACAAAAACCCTcgttctccttcttcttcttctactactGTCAATCAAGTTTATTCTCACTCTCCACCTATATTTCTTCATCAG GTTGAAGCAACAACAGAAGCATCACCTCATATGATGAACTACCTTTGGGAAAATCGGATGATGAGGATGAACGGTAGAGATTGGATGTTGATGAGAGACAAGGGTTCTTCTAATATTGTCCATTGCAGCAACAAAGTACCTCTCAGAACATTAGAGCTCTTCCCCGTTGAAACGACTGGCTTCAAGGATTAG